The following nucleotide sequence is from Candidatus Schekmanbacteria bacterium.
AGTTCTTCCAAACATTCCTATAGCAGGCCTTTTTGAACTGCAGGCAACTGTTACTTTTACTCCTTTTGATTCAAAAAACTCTTTTGGTGTGAAAAGCTCTTCATCGCGAAAATTATTCTGGGCAATAATCATTAGAACAGATTGCTGATTTTGAGATGAAGCATTCAACGGACAAATAAGGGCTAAAAATAGGGCACAAAACATTGCGGCATAAACTGCTCTCTTCATCTTTCTCCCCCCTGACAGCAGTTTAATACGGCTGAAAACGGCTCAAATGTTATATTATAACTCTTCTAAATAATCTTCAAGGGTTTTATAGGATATATTAAATATTGTTTCTGCATTTCTATTACTAACCTGATTTTTTTCATCAAGCATAATTAGTTGCTCACGCGTCAGTAAAGGCGATGGTAAAAGCATTTCTGATAAAAGAGCCATTGTTTTAGCAATGGGTGTAGGCATTGGAAATATTAACCTTTTGATATGAAGTTTTTGGCATAATGTTTTTAACAATTCTGTATGTGTATAAACTTTTCCACTTCCAAGTTCAATGATTTGTCTGTCCGATTTGGGGTTATTCAATGCATTGATAAAAGAGTTGGCAACATCTTCTACCCAGACCGGTTCAAGAGTGCCTTTGCCTAAGGCGGGGAAAATTGGAGATAACTTTAAAAGTTTTATAAATAAATTGATGAACTTGTCATCTTTACCAAAGATTACAGAAGGCTTGAAAATAGTATAGTTTAATCCGCTTTTTTGTAAATAATCTTCAGCTTTCCATTTTGTAATATGATAAGCTGTTTTGCCGTCTTTTCTGGCACCAAGAGCGCTCATCTGAATAAATTTCTTGATTCCCGAGCTTTTTGAGGCATCTATTAGGTTTTTTGCGCCTTTGAAATGAATTTCATCAAAACTTGATTTTTTTGTTTCTGAAATAATTCCAACGAGATTGATTACGGCATCATTTTTTTCTATTACCTTTTTAAGGCTTCCGATATTTGTAATATCGCCCTTGATAAAAGTGCAGCTGTTGCTTGTAAGAATTTTTTTCGCTCTATCAAGATTTCTTACGAGACATGCAAAGGTGTATCCCTCTTTCTTACCTGCCCTGACAATACTTCTGCCTACAAATCCTGTTGCACCTGTTATAAAAATTTTTTTTATTTTTGCCATACTATTTGATTTTTTCTCA
It contains:
- a CDS encoding complex I NDUFA9 subunit family protein; amino-acid sequence: MAKIKKIFITGATGFVGRSIVRAGKKEGYTFACLVRNLDRAKKILTSNSCTFIKGDITNIGSLKKVIEKNDAVINLVGIISETKKSSFDEIHFKGAKNLIDASKSSGIKKFIQMSALGARKDGKTAYHITKWKAEDYLQKSGLNYTIFKPSVIFGKDDKFINLFIKLLKLSPIFPALGKGTLEPVWVEDVANSFINALNNPKSDRQIIELGSGKVYTHTELLKTLCQKLHIKRLIFPMPTPIAKTMALLSEMLLPSPLLTREQLIMLDEKNQVSNRNAETIFNISYKTLEDYLEEL